The following coding sequences are from one Nicotiana tomentosiformis chromosome 3, ASM39032v3, whole genome shotgun sequence window:
- the LOC104096825 gene encoding mannan endo-1,4-beta-mannosidase 5-like, translated as MAYFTRMTSSFFALLFFLVLACEARVPGKTSRGFVRTNGAHFVLNRSPFLFNGFNSYWLMHVASDPSERYKVSEVFQEASAARLSVCRTWAFSDGGDTALQISPGVYNERVFQGLDFVIAEARKYGIRLILSFVNNYNDFGGRAQYAQWARNAGVLQINSEDDFYTHPVLKDYYKNHIRKVVTRLNTITGMAYRDDSTIMAWELMNEPRCKADYSGKIVNAWVQEMATFVKSIDRKHLLEIGMEGFYGDSMPEKKQFNPGYQVGTDFISSHLIKEIDFATIHAYTDQWLSGQNDDAQMAFMQRWITSHWQDSSTILKKPLVLAEFGKSSKDRGFNLNARDTFMSSVYRNIYNYAKSGGTMGGSLVWQLVAQGMENIDDGYSIILAQNPSTAGIISGQSHAMTTLAHLVIQSDKSKT; from the exons atGGCTTATTTTACTAGGATGACAAGCTCTTTCTTTGCCTTATTGTTCTTCCTAGTTCTTGCTTGTGAAGCTAGAGTTCCAGGAAAAACTAGTAGAGGATTTGTTAGAACAAATGGTGCACATTTTGTACTAAATAGATCACCTTTTCTATTCAATGGTTTTAACTCCTATTGGCTTATGCACGTAGCATCTGATCCTAGTGAAAGGTACAAAGTCTCTGAGGTATTTCAAGAAGCATCTGCTGCTCGCCTTTCTGTTTGTCGAACTTGGGCTTTCAGTGATGGAGGAGATACAGCATTACAAATATCACCTGGTGTTTATAATGAACGTGTTTTTCAG GGATTGGATTTTGTGATCGCTGAAGCCAGGAAATATGGGATTCGCTTAATATTGAGCTTCGTCAACAATTATAATGATTTTGGAGGGAGAGCTCAATATGCTCAATGGGCACGAAATGCAGGAGTACTCCAGATTAACAGTGAAGACGATTTCTACACTCATCCAGTGCTCAAAGATTATTACAAGAATCATATTAGG AAAGTTGTAACAAGGTTGAATACTATCACTGGAATGGCTTATAGGGATGATTCAACAATAATGGCATGGGAACTTATGAATGAGCCTCGTTGTAAAGCTGATTATTCTGGGAAAATAGTAAAT GCATGGGTTCAAGAAATGGCAACTTTTGTGAAATCAATAGACAGGAAGCATTTGTTGGAGATAGGAATGGAGGGATTTTATGGTGATTCAATGCCTGAAAAGAAGCAATTTAATCCTGGTTACCAAGTTGGAACAGACTTCATTAGTAGTCATCTCATCAAAGAGATTGATTTTGCCACTATTCATGCATATACTGACCAATG GTTGTCGGGACAAAATGATGATGCTCAAATGGCATTCATGCAAAGGTGGATAACAAGTCATTGGCAAGATTCAAGCACAATACTAAAGAAGCCATTAGTCCTAGCTGAATTTGGAAAGTCAAGCAAAGATCGAGGATTCAATCTAAATGCAAGAGACACATTCATGAGTAGTGTATACAGAAACATCTATAATTATGCAAAATCAGGTGGAACTATGGGAGGGAGTTTAGTATGGCAACTAGTGGCACAAGGGATGGAGAATATTGATGATGGATACTCAATTATCTTAGCACAAAATCCATCAACTGCTGGAATTATCTCTGGCCAATCACATGCCATGACAACATTAGCTCATTTGGTTATTCAGTCCGACAAGTCTAAAACATAG